From Spirochaetota bacterium, a single genomic window includes:
- a CDS encoding nucleoside-diphosphate kinase: MAVEQTLVIIKPDGLVKSLTGNILTRLSEAKLIIVGAKALRVSRELAEKHYEHLKDKPFFEELIQYIMGELHKTYRVVAFVYEGDDAIKKVRDIVGDTNPENANPVTIRGAYGRITTSGVFENVVHASSSPEDAEKEIKLWFEPHELVNVIYPVKEVTLEKVTKKVWA; the protein is encoded by the coding sequence ATGGCAGTTGAACAGACGCTGGTAATTATAAAGCCTGATGGGCTTGTTAAGTCGCTAACTGGCAATATCCTCACTCGGCTTTCCGAAGCAAAATTAATAATAGTGGGCGCAAAGGCATTACGTGTTTCTAGAGAGCTTGCTGAAAAACACTATGAACATTTAAAGGACAAACCATTTTTTGAAGAATTAATTCAGTATATTATGGGTGAATTGCATAAAACCTATAGGGTGGTTGCATTTGTGTATGAAGGCGATGATGCTATAAAAAAAGTAAGAGATATTGTTGGTGATACAAACCCTGAAAATGCAAATCCTGTTACGATTCGGGGTGCATACGGACGTATTACCACAAGCGGTGTATTTGAAAATGTAGTTCATGCTTCATCAAGCCCTGAAGATGCTGAAAAAGAAATTAAGTTGTGGTTTGAGCCTCATGAACTGGTTAATGTCATTTATCCTGTGAAAGAAGTCACTCTTGAAAAAGTTACTAAGAAAGTATGGGCATAA
- the dnaX gene encoding DNA polymerase III subunit gamma/tau — MAYQVIARKWRPQTYSDVVAQDHVAKTIANSINNGRISHAYLFAGPRGVGKTTMARIVAKSLNCVNGPTAQPCGVCQFCIEIKNGNSFDVIEIDGASNTGVDNIRELRENVHSAPLKSRYKVYIIDEVHMLSKSAFNALLKTLEEPPAHVVFIFATTEIHQIPETILSRCQKFIFKRIPVVQIVQQLSTIAEKEGYSVDKKALYHIARASGGSMRDAQSLLDQVISFGGKEITEGDVLSLLGIVSLAQYCDCIDILVRADTPALIHFIEDIISAGVDIARFVTGFADVVYAMRLCKVTDVSALLGYSDEELTILRQTSEKFHDEQLGLFYNMLLDCHKELRYAGNERAVVEMFCIDIMQMLKRPTLASILKQLDEVPQEVQKKKLSDSAQKESKPEDDKKVIMHAWTQLLHQLRESKQYIFFKLTHVKATYTNGQLVLGVVGDSSNGYYQQLLSKQEIKQLEDELFSISKRKVVIRIESDKNDVPPPDAVMLPHAEDPEKPHPLVEQIKTIFDGEIIK, encoded by the coding sequence ATGGCATATCAGGTAATTGCACGAAAATGGCGCCCACAGACCTACAGTGATGTCGTAGCCCAGGATCATGTAGCTAAAACAATTGCCAACAGCATCAACAATGGAAGAATTTCCCATGCATATCTTTTTGCAGGTCCCAGGGGTGTTGGTAAAACTACTATGGCGCGCATTGTAGCAAAATCTCTTAATTGTGTGAATGGCCCAACAGCTCAACCATGTGGAGTATGCCAATTTTGTATTGAAATCAAGAACGGTAATTCATTTGACGTTATTGAAATTGATGGTGCTTCCAACACCGGTGTTGATAATATCCGCGAATTGCGCGAAAATGTACATTCTGCACCTTTAAAATCGCGATATAAAGTCTATATCATTGATGAAGTGCACATGCTGTCAAAATCAGCGTTCAATGCTTTGCTGAAAACGCTTGAAGAGCCACCAGCACATGTCGTTTTTATCTTTGCAACCACTGAAATTCACCAGATACCCGAAACCATATTATCCCGATGTCAAAAGTTTATCTTTAAGCGAATACCTGTTGTACAGATAGTACAGCAGCTATCAACTATAGCTGAAAAGGAAGGATATAGTGTTGATAAGAAAGCCCTGTATCATATAGCTCGAGCAAGTGGTGGATCCATGCGCGATGCTCAGTCACTGCTTGATCAGGTTATCTCATTTGGCGGAAAAGAAATTACCGAGGGCGATGTACTGTCACTGCTGGGAATTGTTTCGCTGGCACAGTATTGTGATTGCATAGATATTCTTGTGCGTGCGGATACTCCTGCTCTCATTCATTTTATTGAAGATATTATATCTGCTGGTGTTGATATTGCTCGCTTTGTAACAGGCTTTGCAGATGTGGTGTACGCAATGCGTCTGTGCAAAGTAACAGACGTTTCTGCTTTACTGGGGTATTCTGATGAAGAGCTAACAATTTTGCGGCAAACTTCTGAAAAGTTTCATGATGAGCAGTTAGGACTTTTTTACAACATGCTACTTGATTGCCATAAGGAATTGCGCTATGCCGGCAATGAACGTGCAGTGGTAGAAATGTTCTGTATTGATATTATGCAGATGCTCAAACGGCCAACACTTGCTTCAATATTAAAACAGCTGGACGAAGTTCCTCAGGAAGTTCAAAAAAAAAAGTTAAGTGATAGTGCACAAAAAGAAAGTAAACCTGAAGATGATAAGAAAGTCATCATGCATGCATGGACTCAGTTGCTTCACCAGCTTCGAGAAAGCAAACAATATATATTCTTCAAGTTGACACATGTAAAAGCAACATACACTAATGGTCAACTTGTCCTTGGGGTTGTGGGCGATAGCTCCAATGGATATTATCAACAGTTACTGTCTAAACAAGAAATAAAACAATTGGAGGACGAATTATTTTCAATCAGCAAGAGAAAGGTTGTTATTAGAATTGAGTCAGACAAAAATGATGTTCCACCACCCGATGCAGTAATGCTGCCACATGCTGAGGACCCTGAAAAGCCACATCCATTGGTTGAGCAGATTAAAACCATTTTTGATGGTGAGATTATAAAATAA
- a CDS encoding adenylate kinase encodes MHIILLGAPGAGKGTIAKMLVDAFGIVQISTGDILRQAVKEGSEVGKKAAEYMNTGRLVPDSIIMDIIEERISQPDCEKGFIFDGFPRTIPQAQGLEKLLEKKNISIDAIINLEVPEAVVLRRLASRRTCSNPSCQAIYNIYSMPPKKEGICDKCGSSLMQRDDETEDAIKVRLATYYEKTQPLIDYYKENKAYFAVPSLVAQETFNEIVKRVKTK; translated from the coding sequence ATGCATATCATACTGTTGGGCGCACCGGGGGCTGGTAAAGGAACTATCGCCAAAATGCTTGTAGATGCATTTGGGATTGTCCAAATTTCTACAGGCGATATTTTGCGACAGGCAGTAAAAGAAGGATCTGAAGTGGGAAAAAAAGCAGCAGAGTATATGAATACTGGCAGGTTGGTCCCTGATTCCATAATAATGGATATCATCGAGGAGCGTATTTCACAACCTGATTGTGAAAAAGGATTTATTTTTGATGGATTCCCGCGAACAATACCTCAGGCACAAGGCCTTGAAAAATTGCTTGAAAAAAAGAACATATCTATTGACGCAATTATAAATCTTGAAGTGCCTGAGGCAGTAGTATTACGCAGGCTTGCTAGCAGAAGGACGTGTTCAAATCCTTCATGTCAGGCAATTTATAATATTTACAGCATGCCACCAAAGAAAGAAGGTATATGTGATAAATGTGGTAGTAGCTTGATGCAGCGGGATGATGAAACAGAAGATGCTATAAAAGTAAGACTTGCGACCTATTATGAAAAAACACAACCGTTAATTGATTATTATAAAGAAAACAAAGCATACTTTGCTGTGCCGTCGCTTGTTGCTCAGGAAACTTTTAATGAGATAGTGAAGCGTGTAAAGACAAAATAA
- the der gene encoding ribosome biogenesis GTPase Der, with translation MKNLPVVSIVGRQNVGKSTLFNTIIKQRKAIVDEHPGLTRDIVSYILHYRDVTFIINDTPGLDLEPNAILSEDIKQVALYHLQFTDVFVVLFEKPDIASYDYELLEFIRKFNKPYIIAINKIDRKEDMECLPNFYELGHEFIPISALNKRNIDLLLDTIIQNLPLKKKKTIEIDCKIALVGRPNSGKSTLLNAFLGYQRVVVSEIPGTTRDSIDETFTFHSKNIMIIDTAGIRRESRIDNTIEYYAVVRSKEAIEKADVVIHLIDATSGITETDKKIADIIMESHKPTVLAINKWDRIEKDHKTFDNFKDRILFKYYRATDFPIISISALHKLRIHKLLQTALDINTRAKQKVETSKINVILENVQKRHVMPLLGGELKIYYATQTNTSPPVIRLFVNKPELFRKDVSRFLEKTLQQELNWHGIPIVFEVKGRK, from the coding sequence ATGAAAAATTTGCCCGTTGTTTCAATTGTAGGAAGACAGAATGTTGGCAAATCAACATTGTTTAATACAATTATTAAACAGCGCAAAGCAATAGTTGATGAACATCCTGGGCTTACACGCGATATTGTTTCATATATTTTACATTATCGTGATGTAACATTTATCATAAATGACACCCCAGGGCTTGATTTAGAACCCAATGCCATCCTGTCTGAAGACATTAAACAGGTTGCACTATACCACTTGCAATTCACAGATGTGTTTGTTGTATTGTTTGAAAAACCTGATATTGCTTCATATGATTACGAACTATTAGAATTTATCCGCAAATTTAATAAACCATATATCATTGCAATTAATAAAATTGACCGTAAAGAGGATATGGAGTGCCTTCCAAACTTTTATGAATTAGGGCATGAGTTTATACCTATTTCAGCATTAAACAAACGCAATATAGACCTTCTTTTAGATACAATTATTCAAAATCTTCCCCTAAAAAAGAAAAAGACAATAGAAATTGACTGTAAAATCGCACTTGTTGGACGTCCCAATTCAGGAAAATCTACATTGTTAAACGCATTTTTGGGGTATCAACGTGTAGTGGTATCAGAAATTCCCGGCACAACACGCGATAGTATTGATGAAACATTCACCTTTCACAGTAAGAACATTATGATTATTGATACTGCAGGCATTCGAAGAGAAAGCAGAATTGATAATACAATAGAATATTATGCAGTTGTCCGCTCTAAAGAAGCTATTGAAAAAGCAGATGTTGTTATTCACTTAATTGATGCAACCAGCGGCATTACTGAAACCGATAAAAAGATTGCCGATATTATTATGGAGTCACACAAACCTACTGTGCTTGCCATTAATAAATGGGACCGTATTGAAAAAGACCACAAAACATTTGATAATTTTAAAGATAGGATATTATTCAAATACTATCGAGCCACCGATTTCCCCATTATTTCTATATCTGCATTGCACAAATTACGAATACACAAATTATTACAGACTGCTCTTGACATAAATACTAGGGCTAAGCAGAAAGTTGAAACATCAAAGATAAACGTAATACTTGAAAATGTGCAAAAAAGGCATGTGATGCCTCTGTTAGGTGGAGAACTCAAGATATACTATGCAACTCAAACCAACACTTCACCACCCGTAATTAGACTTTTTGTCAATAAGCCTGAATTATTCCGCAAAGATGTATCCCGTTTTCTTGAGAAAACACTGCAGCAGGAGCTCAACTGGCATGGAATACCAATAGTTTTTGAAGTAAAAGGCAGAAAATAA
- the recR gene encoding recombination mediator RecR, producing MSLPSKYLENCIHELSKLPGIGTKSASRIAFFLLKTPKTAVDALVSAINQLKDNIRYCEVCGGISDDALCSVCADVERDRTTLCVVEEPEDMLSIEKSGAFNGLYHVLGGVISPLDGVGPEELSINKLVERCKSGIKEVIIATNPTIEGDATALYIASLLKPLNIKVMRIAHGLPVGSDLEFVDASTLAKSISGRREM from the coding sequence ATGAGTCTACCATCTAAATATCTGGAAAACTGTATCCACGAGCTGTCAAAACTGCCGGGGATAGGCACAAAGAGTGCATCGCGTATAGCGTTTTTCTTGTTAAAAACGCCAAAAACAGCTGTTGATGCGCTGGTCAGCGCTATTAATCAGTTAAAAGATAATATCAGGTACTGTGAAGTATGTGGCGGCATATCAGATGATGCATTATGCAGCGTATGTGCTGATGTGGAAAGAGATAGAACTACTCTGTGTGTGGTGGAAGAACCTGAAGATATGCTTAGCATTGAAAAATCAGGTGCTTTCAATGGGTTGTACCATGTGCTGGGAGGTGTTATTTCTCCGCTAGATGGAGTAGGCCCTGAAGAACTTTCTATCAACAAACTTGTTGAGCGTTGTAAAAGTGGGATAAAGGAAGTTATAATTGCTACTAATCCAACCATAGAAGGTGATGCAACTGCGCTATACATTGCATCCCTTCTTAAACCACTCAATATTAAGGTAATGCGTATTGCTCACGGTTTGCCAGTTGGCTCTGACCTTGAGTTTGTTGATGCTTCTACACTGGCAAAATCCATTTCAGGCAGAAGGGAAATGTAG
- a CDS encoding YbaB/EbfC family nucleoid-associated protein: protein MNFKDIGQLMKAQSELKKIQKRLKKTEVMATSRDEMVKATANGDNELVSIVIDEEKFKNSNVKTLERNILEAVNKALGDAKDLASKEMMKLTGEMDIFGMANELKKFMK, encoded by the coding sequence ATGAATTTCAAAGATATTGGACAATTAATGAAAGCACAGAGCGAGTTGAAAAAAATTCAGAAAAGGCTCAAAAAAACTGAGGTTATGGCAACAAGCCGCGATGAAATGGTAAAAGCCACCGCCAATGGCGACAATGAGCTTGTTTCAATTGTTATTGATGAAGAAAAATTTAAAAATAGCAACGTGAAAACATTGGAAAGAAATATACTAGAAGCAGTGAACAAAGCCCTTGGAGATGCAAAAGATTTGGCTTCTAAAGAAATGATGAAATTGACTGGCGAAATGGATATCTTTGGCATGGCAAATGAACTTAAAAAATTTATGAAGTAA